One segment of Dromaius novaehollandiae isolate bDroNov1 chromosome Z, bDroNov1.hap1, whole genome shotgun sequence DNA contains the following:
- the LOC135324916 gene encoding probable G-protein coupled receptor 150 translates to MEDPFSPSSPAAVPNVSSVPEPAGGLNLSAPGGQWPLPSRRARAASAGAVLLLALVGNCLVLRRLGCCGCCGRGRRRRRKMDFLIAHLALADLCGCGLALLPRLAAELRGPGWPPGAAACRLLPLLQGCGPLASAHVLVLLALERHHVVRRPARPPLPARGLAALGWLLAPLLALPQAFVFRPAPRPGGPRCRSIFEELPRWHGLAYAAYGAATGFVAPACLLGWAYGRILLAVWAARGHKAAAGSGRRYAGPPPGLGGCGMPRARARTLQLTLVLIALFALCRLPRCAMELGLASAPARPGARGAREALAALGIVAAANSALNPFAYLLFQSHRPWARRLQRGLCGAGPGGACCCPGLEAEPRRRATHRAPHRPRRRPPADAAPADPSAAISGPPDPGAATADAAISGPATPGAATAGAAISGPATPGAAISEPATAAAAVSGPATPPPGAAAESRC, encoded by the coding sequence ATGGAAGACCCCTTCAGCCCGAGCAGCCCGGCAGCCGTGCCCAACGTCTCCAGCGTCCCGGAGCCAGCAGGCGGCCTCAACCTCTCCGCCCCCGGGGGGCAGTGGCCGCTGCCCagccggcgggcgcgggcggcgtcGGCGGGCGCCGTCctgctgctggcgctggtggGCAACTGCCTGGTGCTGCGCCGCCtcggctgctgcggctgctgcggccggggccggcggcggcggcgcaagATGGACTTCCTCATCGCCCACCTGGCGCTGGCCGACCTCTGTGGCTGCGGGCTGGCGCTGCTGCCGCGGCTGGCGGCCGAGCTGCGCGGGCCGGGCtggccgccgggggccgccgcctgccgcctgctgccgctgctgcagggctgcgggcCGCTGGCCTCGGCGCACGTCCTGGTGCTGCTGGCGCTGGAGCGGCACCACGTGgtgcggcgcccggcgcggccgccgctgcctgcGCGCGGCCTCGCCGCcctgggctggctgctggcgcCGCTGCTGGCGCTGCCGCAGGCCTTCGTCttccgcccggcgccgcgccccggcgggccgcgctgccgcAGCATCTTCGAGGAGCTGCCGCGCTGGCACGGCCTGGCCTACGCCGCCTACGGGGCCGCCACGGGCTTCGTGGCGCCCGCCTGCCTGCTCGGCTGGGCCTACGGCCGCATCCTGCTCGCCGTGTGGGCCGCCCGCGGGCAcaaggcggcggcggggagcgggcggcgctacgcggggccgccgcccgggcTCGGCGGCTGCGGGATGCCCCGCGCGCGGGCGCGGACGCTGCAGCTGACGCTGGTGCTGATCGCGCTGTTCGCGCTGTGCCGCCTGCCGCGCTGCGCCATGGAGCTCGGCCTCGCctcggcgcccgcccggcccggcgcccgcggcgcgCGGGAGGCGCTGGCGGCACTCGGCATCGTGGCGGCGGCCAACAGCGCCCTCAACCCCTTCGCCTACCTGCTCTTCCAGAGCCACCGGCCCTGGGCGCGCCGCCTCCAGCGAGGCCtctgcggcgcggggcccggcggcgcctgctgctgccctggcctCGAGGCagagccgcggcgccgcgccaCCCACCGCGCCCCgcaccggccccgccggcgcccccccgccgACGCCGCGCCCGCCGACCCCAGCGCCGCCATCTCGGGGCCCCCCGACCCCGGCGCCGCCACCGCCGACGCCGCCATCTCGGGGCCCGCCACCCCCGGGGCCGCCACCGCCGGAGCCGCCATCTCTGGGCCCGCCACCCCCGGGGCCGCCATCTCAGAGCCGGCCACCGCCGCGGCCGCCGTCTCGGGGCCCGCcacgccgccgccgggcgccgccgccgagaGCCGCTGCtag
- the LOC135325096 gene encoding carnitine O-palmitoyltransferase 2, mitochondrial-like, translating into MLRPGSLRGLGAWSRRLGPAGRRAYWRSVGLTEGIVSQVDTDHHFVHRSTIPTMHFQDSLPRLPIPKLEHTLKRYLAAQEPLLDDKQYRNTKRIAKEFEKGAGKRLHRELVELDEKNTHTSYISDPWFNMYLSAREPVVLNFNPFISLTPDPREAYNNQLVRATNLIISSIKFLNSLKNNYLRPDIYYGNPKWSQSRLFKNFIRLLPTSVSWYGAYMVNAYPLDMSQYNRLFRSSRIPKPNKDELFTSECSRHLLVMRNGHFYVFDVLDSVDNILHPSEIVAHLIYIIQEADRLPEFALSYLTTEDRNIWATVRQQLLEAGNEENLKKIDSAIFCLCLDNIFPKDEDELSHCLLHGNGFNRWFDKSFSLIITGDGRAGINFEHSWGDGVAVLRFVNEVYRNSTRHPALLPHSRSTETTVITCERLKFKLNDSIQSAIHVAHKKFDERKKKMSMKRFQFRKFGKDYIVKQRMSPDAIFQLACQITFYRQFGKVVPSYEACSTAAFKHGRTETIRPTSMLTKQCSQAIVEERGKRSVAELRNMIDECSKYHRRLQMEAALGNGFDRHLFALKHLAVSRGEPTPDFFLDTAYQNINHNIISTSTLQSPAVNLGGFGPVVSDGFGIGYHVLDNWLGCNATSYLDGELQEFLRCLEYSLNDIFDILEGRPLR; encoded by the exons ATGCTGCGGCCGGGCTCCCTGCGCGGCCTTGGCGCCTGGAGCAGGCGGCtgggcccggcggggcgccgcgcgtACTGGCGGAGCGTTGGGCTGACGGAGGGCATCGTCTCGCAGGTGGACACGGACCATCATTTCGTGCACAGGAGCACGATCCCCACCATGCACTTCCAGGACAGCCTGCCCAG ATTACCTATTCCAAAACTGGAGCATACTCTCAAGAGGTATTTGGCTGCCCAGGAACCTTTGTTGGATGATAAACAATACAG AAATACCAAAAGAATTGCCAAAGAGTTTGAAAAAGGAGCTGGCAAGCGATTGCACAGAGAGTTGGTTGAGCTAGATGAAAAGAACACGCATACAAGCTATATATCAG ATCCTTGGTTTAATATGTATCTTTCTGCTAGAGAACCTGTTGTTTTAAACTTCAATCCTTTTATTAGTTTAACTCCTGATCCAAGAGAAGCCTACAACAACCAGTTGGTAAGAGCAACAAATCTGATAATATCATCCATAAAATTTCTGAACTCtctaaaaaataattatttaaggCCAGATATATACTATGGAAACCCCAAGTGGAGTCAGAGTAGGCTCTTCAAAAACTTTATTCGTCTTCTTCCAACTTCTGTGTCATGGTATGGAGCATATATGGTAAATGCATATCCCTTAGATATGTCACAATATAACCGTCTCTTCAGAAGTTCCAGAATTCCAAAACCAAACAAAGATGAACTGTTTACAAGTGAATGCTCAAGACATTTGCTGGTGATGAGAAATGGACACTTTTATGTTTTTGATGTGTTGGATTCTGTTGATAATATTCTGCATCCGTCTGAAATTGTGGCtcatttaatttatattattcAAGAGGCAGATCGTTTACCTGAATTTGCACTCTCATACTTGACCACTGAAGACAGGAATATCTGGGCAACAGTCAGACAACAACTTCTTGAAGCAGGTAATGAAGAAAACCTAAAGAAAATTGATAGTGCAATATTTTGTCTCTGCTTAGATAATATTTTTCCAAAGGATGAGGATGAGCTCTCCCATTGCTTGCTTCATGGAAATGGCTTCAATCGTTGGTTTGATAAATCTTTTAGTCTGATTATTACAGGTGATGGCCGTGCAGGAATAAACTTTGAGCATTCTTGGGGAGATGGAGTTGCAGTTCTCCGTTTTGTAAATGAAGTTTATAGAAACAGTACACGGCACCCAGCTCTTTTGCCACATTCTAGGTCTACAGAAACTACTGTCATAACATGTGAGAGACTGAAGTTTAAATTGAATGACTCAATCCAATCTGCTATACATGTTGCACATAAGAAGTttgatgaaagaaagaagaaaatgtccaTGAAAAGGTTTCAGTTCAGAAAGTTTGGGAAAGACTATATTGTAAAACAGAGGATGAGTCCTGATGCTATCTTTCAACTTGCATGTCAGATTACTTTTTATCGACAGTTTGGAAAAGTTGTTCCTTCATATGAAGCATGTAGTACTGCTGCTTTTAAACATGGACGCACAGAAACCATTCGACCCACATCTATGCTCACAAAACAGTGTTCACAGGCAATTGTTGAAGAAAGAGGTAAACGCAGTGTAGCAGAACTGAGAAATATGATTGATGAATGTTCAAAGTATCATAGACGATTGCAAATGGAAGCTGCCTTAG gaaaTGGATTTGATCGCCATTTATTTGCATTGAAACATCTTGCAGTGTCCAGAGGTGAACCTACGCCTGATTTCTTTCTTGACACTGCCTACCAGAATATAAATCATAATATAATTTCGACTAGTACATTACAAAGTCCTGCTGTTAATCTTGGTGGATTTGGGCCAGTGGTATCAGATGGCTTTGGAATTGGATATCATGTGTTGGACAACTGGTTAGGATGTAATGCAACTAGCTATTTAGATGGAGAACTACAGGAATTTCTGAGATGCCTTGAATACAGCTTAAATGACATTTTTGATATTTTAGAAGGAAGACCTCTTAGGTAG
- the LOC135325095 gene encoding Rieske domain-containing protein-like isoform X2, which translates to MRSSKDMDLRSSSKETVEMEPDAPVYVGKEDDIKKSQRITTKVNDREIVVFYHEGKFYAMDSRCYHAGGPLHLGEIEDINGQPCIICPWHKYKITLETGEGLYQAINPMEQSPTPRWQSKGVKQRIHKVTVDNGNIYVSPPDLSVSFDSDYYADKCKNNGDFAMEK; encoded by the exons ATGAGGAGTTCTAAG gaCATGGATTTGCGCAGCTCAAGCAAAGAAACAGTTGAAATGGAGCCTGATGCTCCTGTATATGTTGGTAAAGAAGACGACATAAAAAAGTCCCAAAGAATAACCACCAAGGTCAATGACAGAGAAATTGTCGTTTTCTACCATGAAGGGAAATTTTATGCTATGGACTCTCGCTGCTACC ATGCAGGAGGTCCTTTACATCTTGGAGAAATAGAG gatatCAATGGTCAACCATGTATTATTTGTCCTTGGCATAAGTATAAAATTACTTTGGAAACAGGAGAAGGATTATATCAAGCCATAAACCCTATGGAACAATCACCAACACCACGGTGGCAATCAAAAGGAGTGAAACAAAGGATTCATAAAGTTACTGTAGACAACGGAAACATTTATGTGAGTCCCCCAGATTTGTCTGTAAGCTTTGACTCAGACTATTATGCTGACAAGTGCAAAAATAATGGTGATTTTGCTATGGAAAAATAA
- the LOC135325095 gene encoding Rieske domain-containing protein-like isoform X1 encodes MLELIILSLHFFMCFLISVVIWCGSKDMDLRSSSKETVEMEPDAPVYVGKEDDIKKSQRITTKVNDREIVVFYHEGKFYAMDSRCYHAGGPLHLGEIEDINGQPCIICPWHKYKITLETGEGLYQAINPMEQSPTPRWQSKGVKQRIHKVTVDNGNIYVSPPDLSVSFDSDYYADKCKNNGDFAMEK; translated from the exons ATGTTGGAACTCATTATTTTGAGCCTTCATTTCTTCATGTGTTTCCTCATCTCTGTTGTGATCTGGTGTGGATCTAAG gaCATGGATTTGCGCAGCTCAAGCAAAGAAACAGTTGAAATGGAGCCTGATGCTCCTGTATATGTTGGTAAAGAAGACGACATAAAAAAGTCCCAAAGAATAACCACCAAGGTCAATGACAGAGAAATTGTCGTTTTCTACCATGAAGGGAAATTTTATGCTATGGACTCTCGCTGCTACC ATGCAGGAGGTCCTTTACATCTTGGAGAAATAGAG gatatCAATGGTCAACCATGTATTATTTGTCCTTGGCATAAGTATAAAATTACTTTGGAAACAGGAGAAGGATTATATCAAGCCATAAACCCTATGGAACAATCACCAACACCACGGTGGCAATCAAAAGGAGTGAAACAAAGGATTCATAAAGTTACTGTAGACAACGGAAACATTTATGTGAGTCCCCCAGATTTGTCTGTAAGCTTTGACTCAGACTATTATGCTGACAAGTGCAAAAATAATGGTGATTTTGCTATGGAAAAATAA
- the LOC135325095 gene encoding Rieske domain-containing protein-like isoform X3 — protein sequence MDLRSSSKETVEMEPDAPVYVGKEDDIKKSQRITTKVNDREIVVFYHEGKFYAMDSRCYHAGGPLHLGEIEDINGQPCIICPWHKYKITLETGEGLYQAINPMEQSPTPRWQSKGVKQRIHKVTVDNGNIYVSPPDLSVSFDSDYYADKCKNNGDFAMEK from the exons ATGGATTTGCGCAGCTCAAGCAAAGAAACAGTTGAAATGGAGCCTGATGCTCCTGTATATGTTGGTAAAGAAGACGACATAAAAAAGTCCCAAAGAATAACCACCAAGGTCAATGACAGAGAAATTGTCGTTTTCTACCATGAAGGGAAATTTTATGCTATGGACTCTCGCTGCTACC ATGCAGGAGGTCCTTTACATCTTGGAGAAATAGAG gatatCAATGGTCAACCATGTATTATTTGTCCTTGGCATAAGTATAAAATTACTTTGGAAACAGGAGAAGGATTATATCAAGCCATAAACCCTATGGAACAATCACCAACACCACGGTGGCAATCAAAAGGAGTGAAACAAAGGATTCATAAAGTTACTGTAGACAACGGAAACATTTATGTGAGTCCCCCAGATTTGTCTGTAAGCTTTGACTCAGACTATTATGCTGACAAGTGCAAAAATAATGGTGATTTTGCTATGGAAAAATAA